CGATATTACGATACGCATGACACCAAATCTGACGAATTATGCAAATATGATCAAAAATCCTTCCCACGAATTCTTTCGTAACCTGGTGCTTGAAGGTGAGCGGGCCACCTGGCCAAAAATAAACATGATTTATCACCAGACTCAGATTGGGCAAACCCTGGAAAAATGTGTCAAAAAACTGGAGCAATCCCGACGGTTCGAGAGACGATCTCGAAGAACAGACAATACGGACGGCACCATGCTTGTCATTGACAGTAAATCGGCCTGATTTTTTCTAAATATGGGGGTTGGTCACAAGTCACTATCTTGCTTTTATAATCAAATCCCCTTAAAAACAAACACAGAATCATCATCTGTTATGTTCACGTTTGCCAGGAGTCTGTGTGAGTATTGATATTGAAACAAAAACTCAGGATGATCCTTTGTTGGTGCCTACCCGTGAGATGTGGGAACAAATGTCACCTGTGACTCAGTCACAAACAGAAAATGCCATTATTGCCGCTCTGGAACAAGAGTTCAATTTGATGGGCGAAAGTACCTTGCATTTTGATTCCCGCGCGACTGCCACAGAAGTATTACGGCGTTTTTTCAAAGCAAAGGGAAAAACAGTTTTTGTGGCTTCTGATCTTCACACACTCTATCCCGGAGAACGTGCTTTTTATCCAGACCTAATGGTTGTTTATGATGTTGAGATTCATCACCGTAGAAGTTGGAATGTGCTGAGAGAAGGAAAAGGTTTGGATTTTGTGCTGGAGATACTTTCCAAAGATACCCGACGAAAAGATCAGGTGGACAAGCTCAATCTATACGCAAGGCTCCAAATTCCAGAGTATTTCATGTTCGATCCCGATTATTTGAAACTCAGAGGATATCAATTGAGTGGTTCTTTATATCGTGAAATTGAGAATTTTAAGGGAAAAATTTACTCGGAAATACTGGGTTTGTTTTTACAGGTTGAGGCTGAAAAAATTCGATTTTCTTTACCAGAGGGTATTGATATTCCTTTTGCACGGGAACTGGTCACTCAGTTGAATGACAAGCTTTCTCATAAGGATCGTCTCATTTCAGAATACGCGAAACTTTTGGAAAACGAAAAACAGCGGGCTGAAGATGAAAAACAGCGGGCTGAAGAAGCTGAAGCCGAAGTGCGGCGACTGCGTCAATTATTAGAATTCAAATCCATGGAATAACATGTTGTGGTCTAATAACTTTGGAGTATGCATGTCCCGATCTATTCTGGTATCCGTCCGCTGCCATTAATCCCAACGCATTGAAACATCTGTCGATCTCTGAGGACGGACATTCAGGAATGTATCAATGCTCGTTTGCGGAACGAATAATACGAGTCATCAGAACCGGAACAATTCTTCCAGACTTTGAGCGGTCAAAATGCGTTCGGCTAGAGTTTCCAGTTGGGCGAAAGACAACGTACTCAGTTGAGACAGGTAAATTGCGGGAATTTCACGGAATTTGATCAGCAATTGTTTTTCTACCGTTCTGCGAAGTCCTTTCTCAATGCCTTTCTCAATGCCTTTTTCAAATCCTTCATCAATCCATTGTTGAGCCATGGTGGGCATAACGACCTCCTCTAATAATTCCGGGTTCGGGAGTTTGTGAAATTCTTCAATGAACGCGTCCT
This genomic interval from SAR324 cluster bacterium contains the following:
- a CDS encoding Uma2 family endonuclease, yielding MSIDIETKTQDDPLLVPTREMWEQMSPVTQSQTENAIIAALEQEFNLMGESTLHFDSRATATEVLRRFFKAKGKTVFVASDLHTLYPGERAFYPDLMVVYDVEIHHRRSWNVLREGKGLDFVLEILSKDTRRKDQVDKLNLYARLQIPEYFMFDPDYLKLRGYQLSGSLYREIENFKGKIYSEILGLFLQVEAEKIRFSLPEGIDIPFARELVTQLNDKLSHKDRLISEYAKLLENEKQRAEDEKQRAEEAEAEVRRLRQLLEFKSME
- a CDS encoding DUF4351 domain-containing protein, producing the protein TLFPMLWDYSRSKTGLEYLETLLYYLFKASPNLEKDAFIEEFHKLPNPELLEEVVMPTMAQQWIDEGFEKGIEKGIEKGLRRTVEKQLLIKFREIPAIYLSQLSTLSFAQLETLAERILTAQSLEELFRF